In Alteromonas macleodii, the sequence GCCGATGGCGAACAATATCGCCCTTGTAACATTTTCCCTAACAAGCTGGTTAACGCTGATGGCTGGTGTAGCGCTTGGGTTAAAAAGCCAGGCTAAATAATCACTCGCAGCTACATAAATAGCATACGTAAATAGCAAAAGCCCCCTATAATTATCGGGGGCTTTTTAGTTTCAATACTGCTTAACAAACTTCACATTCAAACCACGTGCTTTTATCTAGCGGCTCTCATTTAGTCCATTTTGTATGCCTTTTAAGCTGGGGTCATCAAAACGTGTAGGTAAAAGACCTGGCTTAATGAAAAAACCATGTTTAGCTTCAAAGACTTTACCTATCTTTAGCACATCTTCATCTTTCCACTTAGCACCGATAAAGCTAATGCCTACTGGAAGGCCTTTCACTTCACCCGCCGGTACTGTGAGATGTGGATAGCCCGCAACAGCGGCTAAATAGCCTATACCAATGAAACCAGCCGGCGAATGGTCGCCATACACACCGTCGATTAAAAATGAAGGGCTGTTTGAAGGCGCAACCAATACATCTACGTTGTGTTTTGCTAGCAATGCGTCAATACCGTTTTTGCCCGCTGTATCTTGAATAAGGCGAAGGGCGCTTTGATATGCTTCGCTATCAATAGACGCCGCGTCTAGCGACTTTTCAAAAATATCTTGGTTGAATAACGCTAGCTCTCGCTCGGTTTGGTTGTTAAAAGCAATAAGCTCAGATAAATTTCGTGCAGGGAGCTCTGCTGGTGACCCCGACAAATATTCGTTGATGCTGTGATGGAACTCGCTGAGTAAAACATTGTACGAGTCGGCCCAGAAGGAATCAGGCTGAGAAAAATCACTAATGTCCACCAGCGTAGCTCCCGATGCTCTTAACTGGTTTAGCGCACTTTCGTAGACTTGTAGTACGTGAGGGTTGTCGCCCTGGCGATACCTGACAACACCAATGCGTTTGCCTTTTAAATCTGTTGCCAGCATTTTCGATGAAGGCACGTTAGGTTGATGAGACGCTGTATTTTCAGTAGCACTATCGCTTGCATCTTCCCCAGCCATTACAGCAGTCATTAGCCATGCGTCTTGAACATTTGAGGTCATTGGTCCAGCCGTATCTTGGCTAAAGGAAATAGGTACAATGTGCGTTCTTGAGAGTAAACCAACGGTTGGTTTAAAGCCGACTACACCGTTAATAGATGCTGGGCAGATTATAGAGCCATTGGTTTCAGTACCTACGGCAAGTGATGCTAATCGAAGCGACATTGCTGCGCCCGAGCCAGACGACGAACCGCATGCGCTTCTTGATAATATGTGAGGGTTTCGAGTTAAGCCACCTACTGCGCTCCAACCGCTTATCGATGATTCAGAACGAAAATTCGCCCATTCAGACAAATTTGTTTTACCTAAAATAATCGCGCCCGCTGCTTTTAGCTTCGCAACAATAGGGGCGTCTCGTCCGGTGTCGTTATTGATTAGCGCCATAGAACCTGCAGTTGTGGGCATTTCTGCGCTTTCAATATTGTCCTTTAGCAATACTGGAATACCGGCTAACGGGCCTAATTCAGCTCCACTGGCAAATTGTTTATCGATTGATTTAGCTTCAGCTAAGGCATTGGGGTTTAGCGCTAAGACACTATTTGTCTTTTTATCCAACTCACCAATACGAGCTAAATACCCGCTCACAAGCTCTGCCGATGTAATATCGCCTTGAGCAATAGCTTGAGCCTGCAGGTATGCTGGCTCATCTAGCCACCTTTCACTATCGCTATCTTCATAGTGCGATTGCGACACGCAGGCGGTACACAGCAAGGTTACAGCCAGTAAATACCACTGTTTCAACATAGAGCTTTCCTTAACGCATTGTTTTTGTGAGAACGTTCTTATGCCATGACCTCTGTACCATCGGGCCTTATCTACGATTAGGTAAAAAGTGACGGACATAAAAGTATTGCTACGTTTGATATACGTTGAATCAAAAATGGTTCACTGTCTACACGATAAAATACGTATTTACAGTTTGGCGGGCGCCTTTGGCAGTTTGTGAAGCAGATTATCAAGCTGATATTCATCAAGCAGTAATTGATACCGACCATCTGCAACAAAGCGATGAAGGGTTGCATTAAACTCTGCTCTCAGCTTTGGGTTAGGTATAGCCGCGCGATATATTGAGATAGGAAACAACTCATGGAATTCTGTTTCCTCTTTATCATAGGCGCTGTTTTGAGACTTGAAGTAGTTGAAAATGTTTCTATCTAAAACAATCGCGTCCACATGATCGAGCATGAGCATATCGACCTGACGGTCTTGCCTTGCCATTTCCATATACATCGGCTCTAGCGCTAATGCTTGCTTGAACTCTTCACCTAATACCGACTGCGCAGTTTGAAACCCAATGACACGCTTTCCTTTGAGATTACTGACTTCGCTGATAACAAAGTTATTTTGCGTTTTTGTCACAACAACATTTTGATAAATAATGTATGGGTCGGATAGGACAGAATCATCCACATTGTGCGCAGCGCTTTGTGTAAGGCCTATATCCACAGTACTATCTTTTAGAAGCCGAGCAGTACGCCCAAATGGAACATAGATGGGCGAAAGCGTATGCCCCATTTCTGCTAATATGGCTCTTACCAGTTCAATTTCAAAACCGCTGTGTTCTTGTGAAATAACATAGGGAGGCTTATTCCAGCCAACCACTACGTCTAATTCACGGGCTTTAGTAGGCAAAGCAATGGCAACGGCACACAAAAAAGGAATAAGAATACGCATAAAACTCCGGTTAACTTTACAATCGAACCGCACTGATAACTACTATAGGCGCATTATTGATTCATACTAGTGGACAAAAGACTAAGGCACTAAAGCCTCACTGATACAGAAAATGGTGCCTATTGTTAACGCTTTTCGCTTGCTTTCATTTTGTTTAACGCCAAGCAAAGGTACAATAACTCTCAAAGGTCCCAACGAACGATAAATATGGCTTGGCTACAACTTCGAATTAATACTTCTTCTGAATACGCGGAATCAATAGGTGACATGCTAACTGCAAATGGCTCGCAGGCGGTTACCTATGTTGACGCGAAAGACACCCCAATGTACGAACCCAAGCCAGGTGAAGTGTTACTGTGGCCAGACACACAAGTAGTGGGTTTGTTTGAAGCAGATGCGGATATGAAAGGTATTCTGCAGCGCCTAGGTAAGGCGAAGGTGCTTGGTCCAGACTTCAAATACAAGCTAGAGCCGCTTGAAGACAAAGACTGGGAACGTGAATGGATGGATAACTTTCATCCCATGCAGTTTGGCGAGCGCCTTTGGATCTGCCCAAGCTGGCGTGATGTTCCAGACCCTGATGCCGTTAACGTGATGCTTGACCCGGGCCTTGCTTTTGGTACAGGCACGCACCCTACTACTGCACTTTGCCTACGTTGGTTAGACGGCATAGATATGACAGATAAAACTGTGGTCGATTTTGGCTGTGGTTCAGGTATCTTAGCCCTTGCTGCATTAAAGCTAGGCGCGAAGCGTGTTATAGGTATTGATATTGACCCGCAAGCCCTTCAAGCGACAAAAGAAAATGCGCGCCGCAATGGTGTTGAAGACCGCCTAGATGTGTATTTACCCGAAGACCAACCCGAACTAGAAGCCGATGTGGTTATGGCAAATATACTGTCAGGCCCATTACTAGAACTTCAAAGCGTCATTACTAACTATTGCAAAAAAGACGGCTTATTAGTGCTTTCTGGCATACTAGCGGAACAAGTTACTCGAATTGAAGACGCTTATGCTAGCGATATTACGCTTGAGCCCAGCGCCATTGACGGAGAATGGGCGCGAGTGTCGGGCAAAAAACACTAAGCGCGATTGAAAAAACGACTAGACGGTTAATTAAACGTCTAGTCAAATTAGAACCTTTACGGTAAACCACCTCAATATTGCGACGAAAATTCATACAATAAAAATCGTCCGCGTCTAATTATTTGTTAATTTTTTTCACATTACAGCCCTTTCAAATCGGGGGCTGTAAGACTTTCGTACAATATTTAGTCTAAAAATCGGCGTTAGCTTACTAATGTGACAGATTTTTTTCACTGTCAAGACCACGAAGTGAAATTTTGTGTGATTTTTAGCCTTTTCAAGCCTTGCGAAAACACGTACACTTAGCGCCCCGTTTTAGCCGGGTGTATATTTTCTGTGCAGTTTTAGATGGCGAGCTATACATTTTACAATGCGAATTGGACCTTACGAGTTAGAAAACAATTTGATGTTGGCCCCCATGGCTGGCGTAACAGACAGACCGTTTCGCCAACTTTGTAAGCGCCTTGGTGCAGGGCTTGTTGTTTCAGAAATGCTTTCGAGTAATCCGAAGGTGTGGAACACAGCTAAATCACAAGCGCGTATGAATCATGAGGGTGAAGAAGGCATTCGCTCTGTACAGATAGCTGGGGCTGACCCTGAGCTTATGGCTCAAGCGGCACAATTTAATGTAGATAACGGTGCGCAAATCATCGACATCAACATGGGTTGTCCTGCTAAAAAGGTCAATAAGAAGCTAGCAGGTTCTGCGCTTCTTCAATACCCAGACACAGTGGAAGCGATTATTAAAGCAGTAGTTAATGCTGTAGATGTACCCGTGACACTGAAAATTCGTACCGGCTGGAACCCAGAAAATCGCAATGGGGTAGACATTGCCCGCATTGCAGAGCAAAACGGCATACAGTCGCTTGCTGTTCATGGCAGAACGCGAGCTTGTATGTATAAAGGAGAAGCTGAATACAGCACCATACGTCAAATAAAGGCGGCAATTTCAATTCCGGTTATTGCAAATGGTGACATTACTTCTCCAGAGAAAGCACAAGAGGTGCTGAATTACACCGGTGCAGATGGCGTAATGATAGGTCGCGGCGCGCAAGGTAAGCCTTGGATATTTAAACAAATCCAACATTATCTTGAAACGGGCGAGAACCTAGCACCACCGCCGCTGTCAGAGCAATATGAGATTTTGCACGAGCATGTAGCTAATGTGCAGGACTTTTATGGCGACATAGCCGGTGTAAGAATTGCCCGTAAGCACGTGGGCTGGTATCTCGCGGAGCACGATACGGATCGTCAGTTTCGTAAAACGTTTAACGCTATCGATGACGCGAATGAGCAACTCGATGCACTAAATGCATATTTTCAAGCGCTGCAGACACGAGAGACCCGACAGATCTCTCCCGCAGCATAGTGATGACTAACTTAAGAGCAACACAGTATTATGTTCGATCAAAACGTGACTTCACCTTTTACTACTACAGTAACTACGCCTTCACAAACGCAAGCTCAAAAGCCACTGCGTGACTCTGTAAAGCAAGCGGTTAACAAGTACCTTAAGCAATTGGATAACGCAAACATCGATAACCTGTACGAAATGGTACTGGCTGAAGTTGAAGCGCCGCTGCTAGAAGAAGTCATGACTTACACACGCGGCAATCAAACCCGCGCTGCCATCATGATGGGTATCAACCGTGGCACACTTCGCAAGAAGCTTAAGCAATACGGCATGAACTAAGATTCCAAGGGCTTTGCCCACCAAAGAGCACCAAACGGTGCTCTTTTTGTTTCAACACTACAACATTAGAAACTTAAAATTTATGCAAACACCAAAACCTATTAAACGTGCTCTCCTTAGTGTCTCTGATAAAACCGGTATCCTCGATTTCGCGACAGCGCTGCATAACGCTGGCGTAGAACTTCTGTCGACGGGCGGTACCGCGAAACTACTTGCTGATGCTGGCTTACCTGTGAAAGAAGTCTCTGATCACACAGGTCACCCAGAAATCATGGCTGGTCGTGTAAAAACTCTTCACCCTAAAATTCATGGCGGTATCCTTGGTCGTCGCGGTACCGATGAAGCGGTGATGGAAGAACACAACATTGCGCCTATCGATCTTGTGGTTGTGAACCTTTACCCATTTGCTGCAACAGTGGCAAACGAAGATTGCACGCTAGAAGATGCAATTGAAAATATTGATATCGGTGGCCCAACGATGGTGCGCGCTGCTGCAAAAAACCATAAAGATGTGACTATTGTGGTTAATGCGTCTGACTACGCGCGCGTACTTGCTGAAATGAACGACAATAACGGCTCTTTGTCTTACAGCACACGCTTCGATCTAGCCATCAAAGCATTTGAACATACAGCAGAATACGACGGCATGATTGCGAACTATTTCGGTGCCCGTTTAGATAGTGCTGCATGCGAAACAGGTTGTTGTGAAGATAGCAGCGCATTCCCGCGTACTTACAACATGCAGCTTACTAAGAAGCAAGACCTTCGCTATGGCGAAAATAGCCATCAAGAAGCGGCCTTCTATGTAGAAAACGATATTCAAGAAGCGTCTGTGGCTACCGCTACTCAGCTTCAAGGTAAAGAGCTATCGTTTAACAACATTGCTGATACCGATGCTGCGCTAGAGTGCGTGAAAGAATTCGAAGAGCCAGCATGTGTAATCGTTAAGCACGCTAACCCGTGTGGTGTTGCTATTGGCGATGATATTTTAAGTGCCTACGATCGTGCGTTCAAAACTGACCCAACGTCAGCATTCGGTGGCATTATCGCGTTTAACCGCGAGCTTGATGCAAAAACGGCACAAGCCATTGTTGACCGTCAATTCGTAGAAGTCATTATTGCACCAACGGTAAGCGATGAAGCGAAAGAAGTAGTAAGCGCGAAGAAAAATGTGCGCCTTCTAGCGTGTGGCGACTGGGCTGGTCAGCTAACAGAAGGTTATGACTTTAAACGCGTAAACGGCGGTTTATTAGTACAAGAGCGCGACTTCGGCATGGTTGAAATGGAAGACCTTGAAGTAGTGACTAAGCGTAAGCCTAGCGAAGAAGAACTGCGCGACCTTATGTTCTGCTGGAAGGTAGCAAAATACGTGAAGTCTAACGCGATTGTTTACTGCAAAGACGGTATGACAGTCGGTGTTGGCGCAGGTCAAATGAGTCGCGTTTATTCTGCAAAAATTGCCGGCATTAAAGCAGCTGATGAGAACCTTGAAGTGGCTGGTTCTGTTATGGCGTCTGACGCTTTCTTCCCATTCCGTGACGGCATTGATGCAGCAGCGGAAGCTGGCATTAAGGCAGTAATTCAGCCTGGCGGTTCTATGCGCGACCAAGAAGTGATTGATGCCGCTGACGAACACGGCATTGCTATGGTGTTTACGGGCATGCGTCACTTCCGTCACTAATAGGTATCTACGCTATATCTTTTAGTGCAGGCTTAGTGAGGGAAACCAACACCTAAGTTAAACACGCAGTAAAGTGGCACTTTGTTACTTTACTGTGTGTTTGTTATTTTTCCTTAACCCTTTTTAATACGCAGACTTGTGGTCATTTGCTTGGTTGTAGTGACATCTTATC encodes:
- a CDS encoding amidase, whose amino-acid sequence is MLKQWYLLAVTLLCTACVSQSHYEDSDSERWLDEPAYLQAQAIAQGDITSAELVSGYLARIGELDKKTNSVLALNPNALAEAKSIDKQFASGAELGPLAGIPVLLKDNIESAEMPTTAGSMALINNDTGRDAPIVAKLKAAGAIILGKTNLSEWANFRSESSISGWSAVGGLTRNPHILSRSACGSSSGSGAAMSLRLASLAVGTETNGSIICPASINGVVGFKPTVGLLSRTHIVPISFSQDTAGPMTSNVQDAWLMTAVMAGEDASDSATENTASHQPNVPSSKMLATDLKGKRIGVVRYRQGDNPHVLQVYESALNQLRASGATLVDISDFSQPDSFWADSYNVLLSEFHHSINEYLSGSPAELPARNLSELIAFNNQTERELALFNQDIFEKSLDAASIDSEAYQSALRLIQDTAGKNGIDALLAKHNVDVLVAPSNSPSFLIDGVYGDHSPAGFIGIGYLAAVAGYPHLTVPAGEVKGLPVGISFIGAKWKDEDVLKIGKVFEAKHGFFIKPGLLPTRFDDPSLKGIQNGLNESR
- a CDS encoding substrate-binding periplasmic protein; this translates as MRILIPFLCAVAIALPTKARELDVVVGWNKPPYVISQEHSGFEIELVRAILAEMGHTLSPIYVPFGRTARLLKDSTVDIGLTQSAAHNVDDSVLSDPYIIYQNVVVTKTQNNFVISEVSNLKGKRVIGFQTAQSVLGEEFKQALALEPMYMEMARQDRQVDMLMLDHVDAIVLDRNIFNYFKSQNSAYDKEETEFHELFPISIYRAAIPNPKLRAEFNATLHRFVADGRYQLLLDEYQLDNLLHKLPKAPAKL
- the prmA gene encoding 50S ribosomal protein L11 methyltransferase, with product MAWLQLRINTSSEYAESIGDMLTANGSQAVTYVDAKDTPMYEPKPGEVLLWPDTQVVGLFEADADMKGILQRLGKAKVLGPDFKYKLEPLEDKDWEREWMDNFHPMQFGERLWICPSWRDVPDPDAVNVMLDPGLAFGTGTHPTTALCLRWLDGIDMTDKTVVDFGCGSGILALAALKLGAKRVIGIDIDPQALQATKENARRNGVEDRLDVYLPEDQPELEADVVMANILSGPLLELQSVITNYCKKDGLLVLSGILAEQVTRIEDAYASDITLEPSAIDGEWARVSGKKH
- the dusB gene encoding tRNA dihydrouridine synthase DusB; this translates as MRIGPYELENNLMLAPMAGVTDRPFRQLCKRLGAGLVVSEMLSSNPKVWNTAKSQARMNHEGEEGIRSVQIAGADPELMAQAAQFNVDNGAQIIDINMGCPAKKVNKKLAGSALLQYPDTVEAIIKAVVNAVDVPVTLKIRTGWNPENRNGVDIARIAEQNGIQSLAVHGRTRACMYKGEAEYSTIRQIKAAISIPVIANGDITSPEKAQEVLNYTGADGVMIGRGAQGKPWIFKQIQHYLETGENLAPPPLSEQYEILHEHVANVQDFYGDIAGVRIARKHVGWYLAEHDTDRQFRKTFNAIDDANEQLDALNAYFQALQTRETRQISPAA
- the fis gene encoding DNA-binding transcriptional regulator Fis, whose amino-acid sequence is MFDQNVTSPFTTTVTTPSQTQAQKPLRDSVKQAVNKYLKQLDNANIDNLYEMVLAEVEAPLLEEVMTYTRGNQTRAAIMMGINRGTLRKKLKQYGMN
- the purH gene encoding bifunctional phosphoribosylaminoimidazolecarboxamide formyltransferase/IMP cyclohydrolase → MQTPKPIKRALLSVSDKTGILDFATALHNAGVELLSTGGTAKLLADAGLPVKEVSDHTGHPEIMAGRVKTLHPKIHGGILGRRGTDEAVMEEHNIAPIDLVVVNLYPFAATVANEDCTLEDAIENIDIGGPTMVRAAAKNHKDVTIVVNASDYARVLAEMNDNNGSLSYSTRFDLAIKAFEHTAEYDGMIANYFGARLDSAACETGCCEDSSAFPRTYNMQLTKKQDLRYGENSHQEAAFYVENDIQEASVATATQLQGKELSFNNIADTDAALECVKEFEEPACVIVKHANPCGVAIGDDILSAYDRAFKTDPTSAFGGIIAFNRELDAKTAQAIVDRQFVEVIIAPTVSDEAKEVVSAKKNVRLLACGDWAGQLTEGYDFKRVNGGLLVQERDFGMVEMEDLEVVTKRKPSEEELRDLMFCWKVAKYVKSNAIVYCKDGMTVGVGAGQMSRVYSAKIAGIKAADENLEVAGSVMASDAFFPFRDGIDAAAEAGIKAVIQPGGSMRDQEVIDAADEHGIAMVFTGMRHFRH